A window of Castanea sativa cultivar Marrone di Chiusa Pesio chromosome 1, ASM4071231v1 contains these coding sequences:
- the LOC142622685 gene encoding uncharacterized protein LOC142622685: MGKNTTSNPEVKKARADWDINPSWTTTFCNLCVEQIQAGNRTKGAAFRPEGWFNLVTKFCEETGQNYDKDQLKSRWDVLKGDWRVWEKLRNLDTGLGWDAVKGTIAAPDCWWDLKLKELPKAKKFREKGPQNLEQLEIMFRDVAATGVAAWTPSSGTLPPTMPKEGAGDSDGSSEFKDNQCDMSLDIGSLQQGNTSQSRSSGQKRASESIPSQKKKKKIGGAAMLDNRISELITVCQNRSEGTSRESPSSIDNVMAIVKALPGVDFAFVVEASILFLKKSRKEMFLTFKDPESQLKWLQAIIYRQQK; encoded by the exons ATGGGAAAAAATACCACTTCCAACCCTGAGGTAAAAAAGGCTAGAGCAGATTGGGATATTAATCCATCGTGGACAACTACTTTTTGTAACCTTTGTGTGGAACAAATTCAAGCCGGGAATAGAACAAAAGGTGCTGCCTTTAGACCCGAAGGTTGGTTCAATTTGGTGACCAAATTTTGTGAGGAGACCGGTCAAAACTATGATAAGGACCAATTAAAAAGTAGGTGGGATGTATTAAAAGGTGATTGGAGAGTGTGGGAAaaattgaggaatcttgacACAGGTTTAGGTTGGGATGCAGTGAAGGGAACGATTGCCGCTCCTGATTGTTGGTGGGACCTGAAGTTGAAG GAATTAcccaaagctaaaaaatttcgAGAGAAAGGTCCACAGAATCTAGAACAGCTTGAGATAATGTTTAGGGATGTTGCAGCAACTGGGGTAGCTGCATGGACCCCTTCTTCAGGTACATTACCTCCAACAATGCCAAAAGAGGGTGCTGGTGATTCAGATGGTAGCTCCGAATTTAAGGATAACCAATGTGACATGAGTTTAGACATTGGTAGTTTGCAGCAAGGAAATACTAGTCAATCACGTAGTTCAGGACAAAAGCGAGCTAGTGAATCAATACCCtcacagaagaaaaagaagaagataggagGAGCTGCAATGTTGGACAATCGTATTAGTGAGTTAATAACTGTATGTCAGAATAGGTCTGAAGGTACTTCTCGAGAGTCACCAAGTTCAATTGATAATGTAATGGCGATTGTGAAAGCACTTCCTGGAGTGGATTTTGCATTTGTGGTTGAAGCTTCcattctctttctaaaaaagtCACGTAAGGAGATGTTCCTAACTTTTAAGGACCCAGAGTCACAGCTGAAGTGGCTACAAGCAATAATTTATAGGCAGCAGAAGTGA
- the LOC142612020 gene encoding senescence-associated carboxylesterase 101-like translates to MIRTQLFSSGLELANFVVSPVILQQAWTAISELYKETSQKEEPSSSVKFKIYEPLNCTIIAFFTWPANCKDYAQGNGGGDFVSSSTHTFFKFLCTKDNPEFSINKPALELFTSIFYELPKSVMANSKPLIITGNSLGGSVASLFTLSLLENFNFLTAKRPLCITFGSPLIGDEGLQARMHGRGAGAISKYAAWNSCFLHVVSDQDPVPRVLISQSGVYKPFGTFLLCSKLGCSCFEDPPTILEFLMATCSGNPENQDPNLVFESYGTFVEDINRKVICKDTTESFERTTQPLRACIITQLAAIGLVPQQQPHNIDINIITKTEEQEKKLAWSKKQVFDPSTELNRVKVCMANLEWYKKVAKDKKIGYYDSYKNESHTSDLDVKKDMKTLTCYWEELVNEAEKRPQTVGASLRTRWLFGGTNYRRMIEPLDIADYYKEGKKDYINQGRPKHYIKLEQWLNETPKPAGVPNDSMKQNVASILTEDSCFWAHVEEALISCKMLTGTGSSEMEKQSSRDNLFKFENYAYGLMKNYAVSTEIFLQGSSFMQWWREYVKIMGTSYSSELSKLMKDFRNYDKYATGSL, encoded by the exons ATGATACGAACTCAGTt GTTTAGCAGTGGGTTAGAGTTGGCAAATTTCGTGGTGAGCCCTGTTATCCTACAACAAGCATGGACTGCAATTAGTGAACTATATAAAGAAACCAGCCAAAAAGAAGAACCGTCTTCctcagtgaaattcaaaatttatgagCCACTAAACTGTACAATCATAGCTTTTTTCACTTGGCCTGCTAATTGCAAAGACTATGCTCAGGGAAATGGAGGAGGAGATTTTGTTTCATCATCAACTCATACTTTCTTCAAATTCCTGTGCACCAAAGACAACCCAGAGTTCTCCATTAACAAACCTGCATTGGAGCTTTTCACCTCCATTTTTTATGAGCTCCCGAAATCTGTG ATGGCCAATTCCAAACCATTGATTATCACAGGAAACTCTCTGGGAGGATCTGTTGCCTCTCTCTTCACCTTATCGCTGctagaaaatttcaattttttaaccGCCAAACGCCCGCTTTGCATCACTTTTGGTTCACCCCTTATTGGTGACGAAGGCCTACAAGCTAGGATGCACGGACGCGGCGCTggag CCATATCAAAATATGCAGCATGGAACTCTTGCTTTTTGCATGTAGTTTCTGACCAGGATCCAGTTCCCAGAGTCTTAATTTCGCAATCTGGTGTTTACAAGCCTTTTGGAACGTTTCTCTTGTGTTCTAAGCTGGGTTGTTCTTGTTTTGAGGACCCTCCAACCATTTTGGAGTTTTTAATGGCAACCTGTTCAGGGAATCCTGAAAATCAAGATCCTAATCTGGTTTTTGAGTCCTACGGAACATTTGTGGAGGATATCAACCGAAAGGTAATTTGTAAGGATACTACAGAGTCGTTTGAAAGGACTACACAACCATTACGGGCATGCATTATTACACAACTAGCAGCAATTGGACTAGTGCCACAACAG CAGCCCCATAACATTGACATCAACATCATTACAAAGACAGAAGAGCAGGAAAAGAAGTTAGCATGGTCTAAGAAGCAGGTTTTTGATCCCTCCACAGAGTTGAATCGGGTAAAAGTATGTATGGCCAACCTAGAATGGTACAAGAAGGTGgctaaagacaaaaaaattggATACTATGACAGCTACAAGAATGAAAGCCACACGAGTGATCTTGATGTGAAAAAGGATATGAAAACCCTCACATGTTACTGGGAAGAACTGGTTAATGAAGCAGAGAAAAGGCCCCAGACAGTTGGAGCCTCCCTTCGAACCCGTTGGCTCTTTGGGGGAACAAATTACCGAAGAATGATTGAACCACTGGACATAGCTGATTACTACAAGGAGGGAAAAAAAGACTACATAAATCAAGGAAGGCCTAAACATTACATAAAATTGGAGCAATGGCTGAATGAAACACCAAAACCTGCAGGTGTTCCAAATGATTCGATGAAACAAAACGTGGCGTCAATTCTGACGGAGGATTCTTGCTTTTGGGCACATGTTGAGGAGGCTCTCATTTCATGCAAAATGCTGACTGGCACAGGATCAAGTGAGATGGAGAAACAATCATCAAGGGACAACCTGTTTAAGTTTGAAAACTATGCATATggtttgatgaaaaattatgcAGTATCAACTGAGATTTTCTTGCAGGGAAGCAGCTTCATGCAATGGTGGAGAGAGTATGTAAAAATTATGGGAACTTCTTATAGTTCAGAACTCTCTAAGCTAATGAAGGATTTCAGGAATTACGACAAGTATGCTACTGGCTCCCTATAG